A single genomic interval of Gossypium raimondii isolate GPD5lz chromosome 11, ASM2569854v1, whole genome shotgun sequence harbors:
- the LOC105761399 gene encoding dirigent protein 15: MEKQMVFAWVMIFCLAIAPVYGQHYSKPIKLGGRVEKKTRLRFFYHDFPGGKNPTTVLLAQANITQDFFSPSPYSSLYAMDDPLTIGPERTSTNIGNAQGLYIALSRDPNKFTAVLYADFAFTTGRFNGSSFSLFSRYPPTDFVPSPDTICEMAIVGGRGAFKMAKGFALLRATSSNAMTGDASLEVNVTLYHY; this comes from the coding sequence atggaaaaacagATGGTATTTGCATGGGTAATGATATTTTGCCTCGCCATAGCACCAGTCTATGGCCAACACTACTCCAAACCTATTAAGCTAGGTGGTCGGGTGGAAAAGAAGACGCGACTCCGCTTCTTCTACCACGATTTTCCCGGTGGCAAAAATCCTACTACAGTGCTGTTAGCTCAGGCCAACATCACCCAGGATTTCTTTTCCCCATCCCCATACAGCAGCTTGTATGCAATGGATGATCCCCTCACTATAGGGCCTGAACGAACATCCACCAACATCGGAAATGCCCAAGGGCTCTACATAGCATTAAGTCGAGATCCTAACAAGTTCACTGCAGTTTTATACGCGGATTTTGCTTTTACCACCGGCAGGTTCAATGGAAGCTCATTCAGTTTGTTCTCACGATATCCCCCCACTGATTTTGTTCCTAGCCCCGACACAATTTGTGAAATGGCGATAGTGGGAGGGAGAGGTGCGTTTAAGATGGCGAAAGGGTTTGCCCTATTACGGGCCACTTCTTCTAACGCCATGACTGGAGATGCTAGTCTCGAGGTCAATGTTACCTTGTACCATTACTAA
- the LOC105761397 gene encoding receptor-like protein EIX2 isoform X2, producing the protein MLNLRTNTMFGELPSTLQNSPYLVMFDLSENHFSGSVPAWIGDKLYLVILSLRSNNFDGHIPHKICDLQFLQNLDLAHNNISGVIPKCFNNLSAMAITNKTNNFVMEYVADNSFFFNALLVLKGREDEYGSTLGLVTSMDLSANSLTGEIPKEISSLAGLLSLNFSRNLLTGNIPDSIGNIELMESLDLSMNRLNGEIPPSFSNLNFLNHFNVSYNNLTGQIPTSTQLQSFENLSYGGNHLCGPPLTKNCTSKGNPIVDVANNGRSREGSKVNWLYVSIVLGFVMGFWVVVAPLFFIRSWRHAYYRKLDHVGRKLYVSWATMGM; encoded by the coding sequence ATGCTAAACCTTCGAACCAATACAATGTTTGGAGAATTGCCATCCACATTGCAAAATTCTCCATATTTGGTTATGTTTGATCTTAGTGAAAATCATTTCAGTGGAAGTGTACCAGCATGGATTGGTGATAAGCTCTACCTTGTGATTCTAAGCCTTCGATCAAATAACTTTGATGGACATATTCCTCATAAAATTTGTGATCttcaatttcttcaaaacttGGACCTTGCCCACAACAACATTTCTGGAGTTATTccaaaatgttttaataatttaagtgcaaTGGCCATaacaaataaaaccaataatttTGTTATGGAGTATGTAGCtgataactcttttttttttaacgcATTATTGGTGTTGAAAGGACGAGAGGATGAATATGGTAGCACACTAGGACTTGTTACGAGCATGGACCTTTCAGCTAACAGTCTCACAGGAGAGATCCCCAAAGAAATTAGTAGTCTCGCTGGACTAttgtctttaaatttttcaaggAATCTCCTAACAGGAAATATACCAGACAGCATTGGCAACATAGAGTTAATGGAATCTCTTGATTTGTCCATGAATCGACTAAATGGGGAAATCCCTCCAAGTTTCTCCAATTTGAATTTCTTGAATCACTTCAATGTGTCCTACAACAACTTGACAGGACAAATCCCAACAAGCACTCAGCTTCAAAGCTTTGAAAACTTGTCTTACGGGGGCAATCATCTTTGCGGACCTCCTCTCACTAAGAACTGCACCTCAAAAGGTAATCCAATTGTCGACGTTGCAAATAATGGAAGGAGCAGGGAAGGAAGTAAAGTGAATTGGCTTTATGTCAGCATAGTTCTCGGCTTTGTAATGGGATTTTGGGTTGTAGTGGCTCCCTTGTTTTTCATCAGGTCTTGGAGGCATGCATACTATCGAAAGTTGGACCATGTTGGTCGAAAGCTGTATGTGTCTTGGGCTACTATGGGTATGTAG
- the LOC128034884 gene encoding receptor-like protein EIX2, translated as MAIATMTTPLPFSFFPCLLLIPAICFTICHANSNLLCIQSEREALLKFKNHLIDPSNRLSSWVEGGDCCEWTGVVCHNSTGHVNQLHLAAPLSEPDGFATNAEWEAYNNSPLGGKINASLLELKHLSSLDLSNNDFSSIHIPKFFGLLESLTYLNLSGALFQGAIPHTLGNLSNLQYLDLGGNDLKSKSLQWVSGLSSLQYLDLSSANLSKATDWVQVTFKLPSLLELHLLGCGLEDDPSPTSVNSTKSLVVLDLSGNSLSSVPKWIFSLHGLVSIDLSGNSLEGPIPDYFGNISFLEVLDLSINFLNSPIPNSLYSLNRLQFLSLRGTELQGTISSAIGNLSSVTHLDLSDSQLSGQIPLSIGELSSLKLFDVSNNQLNGQIPLSIGQLSSLEEFDVSENQLNGQIPLSIGELSSLKLFDVSKNQLNGQIPLSFGQLSSLEVFDVSENQLNGTFPLSFGRLESLETLDCGYNLLGVVSETHFSNLTRLTTLAASHNRLRFEPNSSWIPHFNVNGSNWVTGILAQSFPSG; from the coding sequence ATGGCAATTGCAACCATGACTACTCctcttcctttttcctttttcccttgCCTTCTTCTCATTCCCGCTATCTGTTTTACCATTTGTCATGCCAATTCCAACCTACTTTGCATTCAGAGTGAGAGAGAAGCTCTTTTGAAATTCAAGAATCATCTTATTGATCCTTCAAACAGGCTATCGTCATGGGTTGAAGGTGGGGATTGCTGTGAATGGACTGGTGTCGTCTGCCATAACTCAACAGGCCACGTCAACCAACTGCACTTGGCCGCTCCTCTTTCAGAGCCTGATGGCtttgcaacaaatgctgaatgGGAAGCTTACAACAATTCCCCGCTAGGAGGCAAAATAAATGCTTCGCTGCTGGAGTTGAAGCATCTCAGTTCCCTGGACTTGAGCAATAACGATTTTAGCAGCATACATATCCCGAAATTTTTCGGTTTGCTGGAGAGTTTAACATATCTTAACCTCTCTGGTGCACTATTTCAGGGAGCAATTCCTCATACCCTTGGGAATCTCTCAAATTTGCAGTACCTTGATCTTGGAGGTAATGATCTCAAATCAAAAAGTCTTCAATGGGTTTCTGGACTTTCTTCCTTGCAGTACCTTGATTTGAGCTCTGCGAATCTTTCTAAAGCAACTGATTGGGTACAGGTAACATTCAAACTTCCCTCTTTGTTAGAGTTGCACTTGTTAGGTTGTGGTTTAGAAGATGATCCATCTCCGACCAGTGTTAATTCTACAAAATCACTGGTTGTTCTTGATCTTTCGGGGAACAGCTTATCTTCAGTACCTAAGTGGATATTTAGTCTTCATGGTCTTGTGTCCATTGATCTTAGTGGCAATTCTTTGGAAGGCCCAATTCCAGATTACTTTGGGAACATCTCGTTTCTTGAAGTTCTTGATCTTAGTATCAATTTTCTCAATTCACCCATACCCAACTCCTTGTACAGTTTAAACCGTCTTCAGTTCCTTAGTCTTAGGGGTACCGAGTTACAAGGAACAATCTCGAGTGCCATTGGAAACTTGAGCTCTGTTACTCACCTTGATCTTTCAGATAGTCAATTAAGTGGTCAAATTCCATTGTCTATAGGGGAGTTATCATCTCTGAAGTTGTTTGATgtttcaaataatcaattaaacGGCCAAATTCCCTTGTCTATAGGGCAGTTGTCATCTTTGGAGGAGTTTGATGTTTcagaaaatcaattaaatggtCAAATTCCATTGTCTATAGGGGAGTTATCATCTTTGAAGTTGTTTGAtgtttcaaaaaatcaattaaacggCCAAATTCCCTTGTCTTTTGGGCAGTTATCATCTTTGGAGGTATTTGATGTTTcagaaaatcaattaaatggtACTTTTCCTCTATCTTTTGGACGACTAGAAAGTTTGGAAACTCTGGATTGTGGGTATAATCTATTAGGAGTTGTATCAGAAACCCATTTTTCTAATCTCACGAGATTGACAACTCTAGCAGCATCACATAATCGGCTTAGATTTGAACCAAACTCAAGCTGGATTCCCCATTTCAATGTGAACGGATCGAATTGGGTAACTGGCATCTTGGCCCAAAGTTTCCCCAGTGGCTaa
- the LOC105761394 gene encoding glyceraldehyde-3-phosphate dehydrogenase GAPCP2, chloroplastic: MAFSSLFRSTAAAAASASLIEAASDRSDLSLSPSDRLKVSSLGFGGNFNSFFGASVSTRSSSLQKCNSRSIQPIQATATEIPPTIPKSRSSGKTKIGINGFGRIGRLVLRIATSRDDIDVVAVNDPFIDAKYMAYMFKYDSTHGPFKGTIRVVDESTLEINGKQIQVVSKRDPAEIPWGEYGAEFVVESSGVFTTLAKASAHMKGGAKKVVISAPSADAPMFVVGVNENTYNPSMDIVSNASCTTNCLAPLAKVVHEEFGIVEGLMTTVHATTATQKTVDGPSMKDWRGGRGAGQNIIPSSTGAAKAVGKVLPELNGKLTGMAFRVPTPNVSVVDLTCRLQKSASYEDVKAVIKYAAEGPLKGILGYTEEDVVSNDFVGDSRSSIFDAKAGIGLSKSFMKLVSWYDNEWGYSNRVLDLIEHIALVGATRD, from the exons AtggctttttcttctctcttcaGATCcaccgccgccgccgccgcctCCGCCTCTCTCATCGAGGCGGCCTCCGATCGGTCTGACCTATCTCTCTCACCCTCTGATCGCCTCAAG GTTTCCAGCCTTGGTTTTGGTGGAAATTTCAACTCCTTTTTTGGTGCCTCTGTTTCAACTAGATCTTCTTCATTACA gaaaTGCAACTCAAGGAGTATCCAACCCATCCAAGCTACAGCTACTGAAATTCCTCCTACAATTCCAA AGTCACGGAGCAGTGGCAAGACCAAGATTGGAATCAATG GTTTTGGTCGGATTGGAAGGTTGGTTTTACGAATAGCAACTTCAAGGGATGATATTGATGTAGTAGCTGTCAATGATCCTTTTATTGATGCCAAGTACATG GCTTATATGTTCAAATATGATTCAACTCACGGACCCTTTAAGGGAACTATCAGAGTTGTGGATGAGTCCACATTGGAAATTAATGGCAAGCAAATACAGGTTGTAAGCAAAAG GGACCCTGCAGAGATCCCTTGGGGTGAGTATGGGGCTGAGTTTGTTGTTGAGTCATCTGGTGTTTTCACCACATTAGCTAAGGCTTCAGCACATATGAAG GGTGGTGCCAAAAAAGTTGTAATTTCAGCTCCTTCCGCAGATGCACCTATGTTTGTGGTGGGAGTAAATGAGAATACCTACAATCCAAGCATGGACATAGTTTCAAATGCTAGTTGCACTACCAATTGTCTAGCTCCACTTGCCAAG GTGGTCCATGAGGAATTCGGTATCGTTGAGGGTTTAATGACAACTGTCCACGCAACTACAG CAACTCAGAAGACTGTTGATGGCCCTTCAATGAAGGACTGGAGAGGAGGTAGAGGAGCTGGCCAAAATATTATCCCTAGTTCAACTGGTGCTGCAAAG GCTGTTGGAAAAGTTCTTCCTGAACTTAATGGAAAGCTTACTGGAATGGCATTCCGTGTTCCTACACCCAACGTCTCTGTTGTGGATTTAACTTGTCGACTTCAGAAGAGTGCCTCCTATGAGGATGTCAAAGCAGTCATAAA GTATGCTGCAGAGGGGCCACTTAAAGGCATTCTTGGATACACAGAAGAAGATGTTGTCTCTAATGATTTTGTTGGTGATTCGAg GTCAAGTATTTTTGATGCGAAAGCCGGAATAGGGTTAAGTAAATCTTTCATGAAGCTTGTTTCATGGTATGACAATGAATGGGGTTACAG TAACCGAGTACTTGACCTAATCGAGCACATTGCACTAGTAGGAGCAACTCGCGACTGA
- the LOC105761397 gene encoding receptor-like protein EIX2 isoform X6 encodes MDLSANSLTGEIPKEISSLAGLLSLNFSRNLLTGNIPDSIGNIELMESLDLSMNRLNGEIPPSFSNLNFLNHFNVSYNNLTGQIPTSTQLQSFENLSYGGNHLCGPPLTKNCTSKGNPIVDVANNGRSREGSKVNWLYVSIVLGFVMGFWVVVAPLFFIRSWRHAYYRKLDHVGRKLYVSWATMGM; translated from the coding sequence ATGGACCTTTCAGCTAACAGTCTCACAGGAGAGATCCCCAAAGAAATTAGTAGTCTCGCTGGACTAttgtctttaaatttttcaaggAATCTCCTAACAGGAAATATACCAGACAGCATTGGCAACATAGAGTTAATGGAATCTCTTGATTTGTCCATGAATCGACTAAATGGGGAAATCCCTCCAAGTTTCTCCAATTTGAATTTCTTGAATCACTTCAATGTGTCCTACAACAACTTGACAGGACAAATCCCAACAAGCACTCAGCTTCAAAGCTTTGAAAACTTGTCTTACGGGGGCAATCATCTTTGCGGACCTCCTCTCACTAAGAACTGCACCTCAAAAGGTAATCCAATTGTCGACGTTGCAAATAATGGAAGGAGCAGGGAAGGAAGTAAAGTGAATTGGCTTTATGTCAGCATAGTTCTCGGCTTTGTAATGGGATTTTGGGTTGTAGTGGCTCCCTTGTTTTTCATCAGGTCTTGGAGGCATGCATACTATCGAAAGTTGGACCATGTTGGTCGAAAGCTGTATGTGTCTTGGGCTACTATGGGTATGTAG
- the LOC105801353 gene encoding receptor-like protein EIX1: MSLHRDPCICSTLLGLHGFVWNRVLVSCRPTSTILQTSYRHGLKVGILVNGWCRRHNSTATSTKRTWRSSSELDGFATNLEMEAYYNSGYEGAIPHILGNLSKLQYLDLGGNDLKSKSLQWVSGLSSLQYLDLSSADLSEATDWVQVTFKLPSLLELHLSGCGLDNDPSPTSVNSTKSLVVLHLSGNGLSSVPKWIFSLHGLVSIDLSYNFLEGSIPDYFGNISFLEVLDLNWNHLNSSIPNSLYSLNRLQFLSLGNNQLQGTISSAIGNLSSVTQLDLSVNQLNDQIPLSIGELSSLKLFDVSKNQLNGQIPLSIGQLTSLEKFDVSENQLNGQIPLSIGELSSLKLFDVSKN, translated from the exons atgagctTGCATCGTGACCCTTGCATCTGCTCCACTTTGCTTGGTCTTCATGGCTTTGTATGGAATCGAGTGTTGGTTTCATGTCGACCAACTTCAACAATCCTTCAAACAAGTTATCGTCATGGGTTGAAGGTGGGGATTCTTGTGAATGGATGGTGTCGTCGCCATAACTCCACAGCCACGTCAACAAAGCGCACTTGGCGCTCCTCTTCAGAGCTCGATGGCTTTGCAACAAATCTTGAAATGGAAGCTTACTACAATTCCGGCTATGAG GGAGCAATTCCTCATATCCTTGGGAATCTCTCAAAGTTGCAGTATCTTGATCTTGGAGGTAATGATCTCAAATCAAAAAGTCTTCAATGGGTTTCTGGACTTTCTTCCTTGCAGTATCTTGATTTGAGCTCTGCGGATCTTTCTGAAGCAACTGATTGGGTACAGGTAACATTCAAACTTCCCTCTTTGTTAGAGTTGCACTTGTCAGGTTGTGGTTTAGACAATGATCCATCTCCGACCAGTGTTAATTCTACAAAATCACTGGTTGTTCTTCATCTTTCTGGGAACGGCTTATCTTCAGTACCTAAGTGGATATTTAGTCTTCATGGTCTTGTGTCCATTGATCTTAGTTACAATTTTTTGGAAGGCTCAATTCCAGATTACTTTGGGAACATCTCGTTTCTTGAAGTTCTTGATCTTAATTGGAATCATCTCAATTCGTCCATACCCAATTCCTTGTATAGTTTAAACCGTCTTCAATTCCTTAGTCTTGGCAATAACCAGTTACAAGGAACAATCTCGAGTGCCATTGGAAACTTGAGCTCTGTTACTCAGCTTGATCTTTCAGTAAATCaattaaatgatcaaattcCATTGTCTATAGGGGAGTTATCGTCTTTGAAGTTGTTTGAtgtttcaaaaaatcaattaaacggCCAAATTCCCTTGTCTATAGGGCAGTTGACATCTTTGGAGAAGTTTGATGTTTcagaaaatcaattaaatggtCAAATTCCATTGTCTATAGGGGAGTTATCATCTTTGAAGTTGTTTGATGTttcaaaaaattag